A genome region from Gossypium hirsutum isolate 1008001.06 chromosome A04, Gossypium_hirsutum_v2.1, whole genome shotgun sequence includes the following:
- the LOC107948908 gene encoding probable E3 ubiquitin-protein ligase RHC2A, protein MESIRSPYWCYRCNRFIRIRVRSPHDSLNCPDCGGGFIEEIETPSRSPIHHRFPAAAMYSDTPSPALSPSPTATPHFRRTRRNAGDRSPFNPVVVLRGPTSESEGIVTERGNRNFELYYDDGSGSGLRPLPASMSEFLMGSGFDRLLDQLSQLEANGVGRFEQPPASKAAIESMPVIKILGSHVRSESHCAVCKEPFELDSEAREMPCKHIYHSDCILPWLSIRNSCPVCRHELPTENNGNNFAENEAVRDEEAVGLTIWRLPGGGFAVGRFTGGTRAAEREFPLVFTEMDGGFNNAGAAPRRISWAPSGRRSQESRGLGRVFRSFVSFFGRFRSSSRSGSDSGFTRRSRSSSVFGRSSRRDSDWDFED, encoded by the coding sequence ATGGAATCGATTAGATCGCCCTATTGGTGCTACAGATGCAATCGATTCATCCGGATCCGGGTCCGATCTCCCCATGATTCGCTCAACTGCCCCGACTGTGGCGGAGGATTCATCGAAGAAATTGAAACACCCTCTCGATCTCCCATCCACCACCGTTTCCCTGCCGCTGCCATGTATTCCGACACGCCAAGCCCTGCGCTCAGCCCAAGCCCCACCGCCACTCCTCATTTCCGCCGAACTCGTCGGAACGCTGGCGATCGCTCCCCTTTCAATCCCGTTGTTGTCCTCCGTGGACCCACCTCCGAATCCGAAGGCATAGTTACCGAAAGAGGGAACAGAAATTTCGAGCTTTATTACGATGATGGCTCTGGCTCGGGTCTTCGTCCCTTACCTGCTAGCATGTCGGAGTTTTTAATGGGGTCGGGTTTTGATCGGCTTCTTGATCAGTTATCTCAATTAGAAGCAAACGGAGTTGGCCGTTTTGAGCAACCTCCTGCTTCGAAAGCGGCAATTGAATCAATGCCTGTGATTAAGATCCTAGGGAGCCACGTAAGGTCGGAATCTCACTGTGCAGTTTGTAAGGAGCCTTTCGAGCTCGACTCCGAAGCACGGGAAATGCCTTGTAAGCATATTTACCATTCGGATTGCATTTTACCTTGGCTTTCTATTCGAAACTCTTGTCCTGTTTGTCGCCATGAATTGCCAACAGAAAATAATGGAAATAACTTTGCGGAAAACGAGGCTGTTAGAGATGAAGAAGCTGTGGGATTAACCATATGGAGGTTACCGGGAGGTGGCTTTGCAGTGGGGAGGTTTACTGGAGGGACGAGAGCAGCGGAGAGGGAGTTTCCACTAGTGTTCACGGAGATGGATGGTGGGTTTAATAATGCGGGTGCTGCTCCTAGAAGAATTTCGTGGGCGCCTAGTGGGAGAAGGTCACAAGAGAGTAGAGGTTTAGGGCGTGTTTTTCGgagttttgtttctttctttgggAGGTTTAGGAGTTCGTCACGTTCAGGTTCAGATTCTGGATTTACAAGGAGAAGTAGATCGAGTTCAGTGTTCGGTAGATCATCGAGAAGGGATAGCGACTGGGATTTCGAGGATTGA